The DNA window GAGGTGCTCAAGGGAgccctccctgaggaggtggTGTGGGCCTGCACTGGCAGCCAGGGCAAGCATGAGAAAGGAGGTGagtgcaggggagggaaggaaccCATTGGGCCAGTGGgcaggaggaatggtgggggccGCTGTAGCCACATAGGCAGGCAGGCTGAGTCAGAGCAAGCCTGTGTGTCGGGTTAAGGACCTGCAGTCTCATTCCAGGAGCACCAAGGAGGCCGAGTCCTTGAAGGGTTCATTCAGTTCAAGTTCAAGTGGTTAGAGAATAGAATGGAAAAATGAGATGGGAGGCAAGGTCATTTAGAAGGCTGGTGAAACTATGATTCCCAGAGGGGTGGCCTCggaatagctttttaaaaatctatgaggaagggagaaaacaaaggcactgaagtatgtgtgtgtctctcacacacacacatgtatgtcaATTTAAACATGCCAACTACCTGTTCTTGGGAAAGACTTTCATTTTGTTCTGATAACATTTTCCCAATGTTTTGTTATCTTACAATTCTCCTTCTTTGGAAAGATTATTGTTGCAGAGGATAATTAATTTTCCTCCACTTTCTTGCTTGGCAAAACTGGAAGTGTTTGGCAATACTGTGTTAAGCCCCAAAGTCCCCACATGAAGTTCACTCGGTCTTGGAAACCCTGTGTGGGGCGGGGATGGTCTGGTTAGGCGGCAGCGGCCATGAGAGGGCGGCAGCGCAACAGTTTTGTCTGGGCGTCTGTGGGAGAAGGAGGCATCCCAGGTGACTGGCAGATTTCTAGCTCAGGCAGCTGCGTGGGTGACTGCTGATCTGGCTGAGCGTAGGCGGCCTTGGGGACTCAGGCTTTGTCCTGGTCTTGGGTGTGGGGATTCCAGCTGAGCCTAGAAGTGCCTGAGGGGCTCCCCCTCTTCACCTCTTCTTCCTGGCTGCCCCCTCAGTCCTtgctccccactccactcccagtCGCCCCAGGCCTGTGACCCTCTCTCTGCCCACAGGGACATTGGGGGCAATGAGACGGTGACACTGCGCCAGACGTTCGTGCCTGTGCGACCCGGCCCCCGCCAGCTCATCGCCAGCCTGGACAGCCCACAGCTCTCCCAGGTGCATGGTGTCATCCAGGTGGATGTGGCCCCAGCCTCCGGGAGTCGGGGCTTCTTCTCAGGCATTGGAGACAACAGTGGCTCAGGGGAAAGCATTCCTATGGCTTCTCGAGGTGGGGCCTAGCCCTGGGCCAGGAGCAACGGGACTGGAGTCAGACGAACAAGGACACTGCCTTGAGACAGGGGTCCGCTGTAGAGCGGCTCTCCAGGGGTGCAGGCGGGGAGGCCAGGACACCTGGGGAGGGAGCCCATCTTCACTTGCCCTGGGTGGCACAGAAGCTAATAAACTGTTTTTTAATGAAGCTGCTGTCCTGTCCATCTGTCAGTCCATGCTGGGTCAAGCAGTGTTCCGGGGACGCACATGGCATTTCTGGCGCCCCTGGTTCTGAGAAGCATGGTTGGCAGGTAAGATGAGACCAGCTCAGCAGCTCCTGAGACTGGGCCTGCTTGGCATCAAGACAGCCTCTTGTGCTTATCTGAccaatcccccacccccaccccagggtgctTCTATTGCCCAAAGCCCTTTTGAAGCTCCTGGGTTTGGGGAGGGCGGGGAACTGCCCCTTCCCATGGCACTGTGGGAGAAAAGAACTAAATTCCCTTTTGTAGGCACATGTCTGAGGTAGAAATAGGCTGGAATACTCTCTGAGCAGCAAAAGCCACttcttaatgtttattttcagaTATCTTTATCTAAGactttttataaaaacacatgTTCCTAGTTTACCAACAACTGTAAAGAAGATATTAACAATCTTCAACCACCACCATGTACAGATAAGAACTGTTAACCATTTTTCCTGTGCTGCTTCTCTCCCCAAATAACCTTTGAGCATTCTCTCCCAGCATTAAATACGGGTTGAAAGCATCAAGATTAAAGACTGGATGATAGTCTTCACTTCCAAGCTGCCCTCCCAGTCCTCTGAGAGGGGGACTGGCTCCCCTTCTCAGGCTCCGTGGCCGATGCCTCTGCTCCTGCTCAGCCTTGGGTGTTGGAgtgactcagcctccagcccaggctctCTCTCCTCCAGTTCCATTCTGCCCAGGTGAGTCCTGCCAGTCTTGGGGTTTTAAGGACCACTGGCTCCCCAAATTATATGTTTTCATTGAACCTCAAACTTGTGTATTTGCGGCCTTCTCCACACCCCTGCTGGGTGTTTCATGGACCGCCCCACCAAGCTAAACAGGTCTGAGATCAGACTCCTCACTTTCTCTAGCGTGTCCTCCTGTGGCCTCTCCTGTATCACTACTTGGCAACTCTATCCTTTCCATTTCCTGGGCTCAAAATCTTGGAGTCGGCCTtgactcctttctctctctcatatcccTCATTCAGTCTATCAGCGAGTCTTGATGGTTCTGTCTCCCATTCCTGTGTGTCCAGAATCTGCCTGCTCCTCATCACCTCTACAGCTACCATGCTGCCGAGCGGTCTTCGCCTCTCACCTGGATTGTTGCCCCTGCCTCCCAACTGTGTCCCCTAGCCCACTCCTGCTCTTTGATACTCTGCTCTCCATACAGCAGCCAGAATGAGCAGGTGAATTTGACCTTGTCAGTCTTCTGCTCAAAACCTTCTACTGGCTTCCCCGAGGCCGAAGTCCTCACCAGCGCTCAGTGACTCAGCCCTCAGCTCCCCTTCCTGACCCAGGCTCAGTCTATTCCAGGTCCCTGGCTCCTTTCCTCCAGGGCCAGGCATGCTCCTGCTCTAGGGCCTCTGCAGGGCTCAGCAGTCTGCCAAGAAGTTCTTCCCTAGACATCTCCATAGTTTGCAccctcacctctgcctcccattttaaaattgcaacATCCGCAGCCTGCTTTCCCTCTCTGGAGCATGCCCACagcctttcccttttccctcttcttcttctcagGTGTGCattacctttgcctttctctctcctaagctccaaggtcccttcttttgcttctgtgacttgtttcctgtgcagcccagctggctcacttttaCTACCTCTCTAACTTTCTAAATAACTTTCTCTTAcaatttgaaaaaagtaaaaaaaatatatataaataaatttgtaacATTCTTcacactccctctcccccttgTGCATTTTCTTTCATAGCACATATCACCACCTGATGCTCTGTATGTTGAATTCTTTGTGTTATTTGTTTGTTACCAAATCTTCTCTACTGGTACTGCCCCATCCTAGTCCTCCCTCACTTGGGTACTAGCTCTCTCAGTAGCCCTCCCCATCCCCTGTCTATTCTCACCTTGGCCGCCAGAGAgatgtttttaaatgtcagattGTGTCACTGAtccgcccccaccccagtggcTCCTCACCACTCAGAATAACAGCCGTGGCCCTCCCTGTGGCCCTCAGAGCCCTCCAATTTTATCCCCCTACCCCCTTGTCACTCAGCGTCACTTTTCTTGTTGTTTCTTGAAGCCTCCACCTGAGGGCCTTTGGACTTGCTCTTTCCCCTGCCTGGCATactctccccatcccctcaccccccatGACTACACGGCTGGCATCCTCCCTCCTTTGACGTCTTTCTCAAATATCTTAGTAAGGCCTTTTCTGGCCCTCCTGTTTTAAATTGCAATCCATTCCACCCCTCGCTACCACTTTTCCCGGTGTTACTTTTCTCCATGGCACTTCTCCCCATCCAACATACTAAGCATTTGAATAATGCATTTGTTTATTGCGCCTCCCCTCCCTTAACCAGAATACAAACTCCATGAGAGCAGTGATGTCTGTTTGATTTGTTCCTAACTGTGTGCTCAGAATTTGGTGCCTAGagatattaaatatttgctgagtgagtaAGAATGCAGGCACTAATTGATCTATAGTAACTCCTGCCATCTTCACAACGACCTCTTTCGGCAGGCTGTATTGTTATGCCCcctccacagatgaagaaactgaggaaaaaagggtTAGGtaatttgtcaaaaatcagtcaGCAGTCTAGAACAGAATtagaacccaggcagtctggctctctAGCCTACATTCTATCTCAGACTAAAAGGAGCCCCACAGAGCTCTTAATTCCACCACCAAACTGTTCTTCCAGTAATTCGTTGCATCTCATTATTGCTGTTATGGCCCAGTTGTTCAAGCCATAAACATACAAAGTCACCTgattcctcttttttctcctccagtATTAAACTCATCAGCAAGTCTTCTCAGCTCTACCTCTAAAATATATCTGTCATTTTCTCCACTTACACAGTCACCATGCTCTCTCCCTAGAGAACTTCCATATCCTCCTGGTAAGTTTCCACTGTTCCTGAACAATCCGGTTTCTGCACAGCCAGTGAGCTTGCTAAACTCTAAATTGAATCCTGGGGCTCtcctgcttaaaacctttcagtGTTTCCCCTTCGCCCTTGGAACAATGCAAAGTCCTACTCTGATCCACCAGCCCTGCAGACCTCTCTAACCTCATCTCCACCACATGCTGTGGCTCTTTCACCTCAGCCCAGGTTTCTGCTTCTCAGCTTCAATATCTTCTACCTAAGACTTAGCCCCTGCTCTTCCTTCTGGTTGAACATTCTTCCCCCAGGTGGTATGGCAGGGGGTTGGGTGAGGGGGGGAACCCTCCTGTTATCAGggctcagctcaaatgtcatttCCTCAGGGAGCTCCTCCCTGACCCTCAATCTGATGTGTTTTCCCGCCTCCTAGTCTCTTTAGCAatcactgttttattttgtgtcctacctAGCACTTATCAATCAACATtactgtgtttgtttatttattaaatgttgtcTCTTTTCTCTAAAATGGGACTCCCTTAAGTGCTAAGACCTTACCTGGCTCATTCACACACTGTCCCAGGAGCTGGCACAGGGTCTACCACAGAGCTTCACAAAAAATGTCTGCTACATACAAATTTAAAGGCGATGATTTGCAAGATGTGGCATGTTTAAGATGGTTGATATGTTCTATTAAATTGGTTCCCAGAAAGATTGAGCAGTAACACAACAGTATCTCTTTTCATTGAACACCTGGGAGAAAATGTGAGACTTGAAGATTTCCAACAACTTTGTAACTTGTTTCACAGTTCTTCACTTTACCCTGATCCCCTGTATTTATTAGAGGCCCAAAATGCTTGAAATcctcaaaaagcaaacaaacaaacaacagggAGGCAATGCTATCCTCCAAACAgttagaaggaaagaaacaaatatacATTGAGTTCTTACTATGAGTTAAGCTCAAATTGGATGCTTTATGGGGTATCACCTCCTTTATTTCTCTAGTTGTGGGCATTAGAATCCCTGTTGTCCCAGCTTAATCTGTTCTGGCCTCAGGCCTCTAGATCCCTTCCTGCTAGAATGTAAGCCCTGTGAGGGCAGggatcttctctctctttcaggtctttttttttttttttttaagagagaggggaaaggagggagaaagagggggagagaaacattgatgcgtgaGAGATAtatagatcggttgcctctcgcacaccccaaactggggatccGACCAAcatctcaggcatgtgccctgaccaggaattaaaccagtgaccttttggttcacaggccggcactacatccactgagccacaccagccagggcagggacctTCTTTCTCTTACTCACAGCTGATTCACAGACCAtgacatgtagtaggtgctcaataaatatccgTTGCATGGAAGATGGACTAAATCAGAGGGTGATGGGGAGTCTGGAAGCTGGGAGGAGCAATGGAGGATTGTGTTTTGGAGCATTTGTAGGAAAAATGCATGATGGATGACTAGAGCAAGTCTGGGAAAGAGGGGGATCCATGGAACCCGGGAGCCCAGTAATGACCATCCAAGCAGAGCTCGTACTGGGATTGTACCTCAGAAAACTTACTAGAAAAAcctattttataacatttatatttatttatatgatgaTTTCCTTCATATgtacaaagtgtgtgtgtgtgtgtgtgtgtgtggttgttgttgttttttaaaaaagaaagtgttctTAGTCTTGGTTTCAAGAAATCTGCGGGAGTTGCCCTCTTAGTCAGCGTCCATGGGCAGTGATGAGTCAGTCACTTGCTCTGAGTCCTGGTAACCTGTTTTGGTTCTCTTGGGACACCTGGTGTACAAAGTTAATCCCTAGGGAGAAGGTGGGTTCTCTGCCCAGGGCTTCCTGAGTGTAAAGGAAACCAATattctccttgtttctttctgcctcaAGATTTAAAGTTGGGAAGATTAGTGTGGACTATGGTAGTTTCAACTGAAGCTCAACAGTAGAGCAGGGGACCATCCTAGGCTTGGAAAACTGGGCTGGACATGAGGGTCCCTGAACCTCATGTCAGTGGGtttggaaggcagctatgctcaccCAATACCACCAGCGCCGCACTATGTTGGTGGGTTTGATTTGGCAAAGCCTGTGGCTAATGCTGGAAGCTCCTACAGCCTCTTTACTCAGGGAGCAAAATCTGGATCTGCGGGTGGAATTCTGAGAGCTCAGGTACCAACCCCTGCAGGTGGTTTTCTAAGAGGACACAGAGTGGGCGGAAAAAGTATGGCGACCCCGAGAGCAGCAGAGCTCTCCCCAACAAGCGCAGAAGCTGCAAGGCCTGCGCTGTTGGTCAGGTTTCTTGGAAAATTCTGGGAGATTTAAAAACACCAAAAGGAAGATTTTTATCTTCCTGATAAAAAACAAGGAAGGTGAAACgaatcacaaatttaaaaataaaattttaggtggGGCTAGGTGgtcagggcaaagggggaaaattgggacaactgccgtagcataaacaataacatatttttttaatttataaaatatgactTATATTTCTCAGATTCATGGATCAGACTATAGTGATTgcactttatttaaataaagttaatgtttaaaataatggctAGCTTCAGCTGTTCTAAGGTCCACTCCAGAAAGGGATTTTTGTCCACAGTTGGACCAGAATTGTTTCAGAGACTCTGACTGGCAGGGTCCAGGTATGGGGATGGCTAATGGGCCCATTTCTTCACCCACTTACCAACCTTTAATGACATATGCAGAGCACTGGGCAAGTGCTGGAACACAGGGCAAACCTAGTTCCTGCCCTATGGAATTTAGAGTctgagaaatattaaaagaataagtgCATGAGACAAAAGAGAGTACACAACTCTGCAGTTTACAGTGAAGACATGTGACCTAGCCTGGTGTTGGTGGTTAGGAAAGCTTTACCTAAATAGAGGACCTGGAGGATACGCAGAGAGGGAAGTGAGATtactccaggcagaaggaacagcctgtgcaaagatCCTGTGGTAGAAAGGAATCTAGAAGAGTAAACAAGATAACAGTCATATGCCATGCAATGTTTGGTCAATGAAGGATCATATACGTGACAGCGGTCCCGTAGTATTATACTGGAGCTGAACTTCCTGTAAGAAATGGAAGGATATATAGTACagaagaaatgtcttttttttctgatgtagGAATATTTGTGGGGTTTGGCAATAGATTTCCTCTCCCTCACAGCACCTCAATTTTGACTGAGCAGATTACATCCCATTCAATCAGCCACTGACCTGTTTCAGCACCGAGGAGCCTGTCCCTGCAGTGCTGCACATTCAAAGGGCGCTACGGCGCCCCCCCCCAAGCCAGCTTGATGGTCTTCAGAGCACATTGCTGTGGAGTCTTCATTGAGGACCTCAGGTCCGGTACAAGACACAGATCCACAGGAGCTACCTTAACAAGTGTTAAGTATCACTGCCACTTTAGTGAAAGTTTTCTGAGCTAGTGTGAAGCCAGCCTGTCCCTGTACTTTGGAAATATCTTTAGGTTGTAATGATGTAAAGcataaataagttttatttcttcttcagtacAATGCCAGAAAGAACTGTTTATGCCAGATAGGGTCAATGGAACTAAAAACATATTTCCAGAGTCAACATATTGAATCCCCAGGTCCCAGCCAGGTGCCTGAGTTAGTTGGAGTGTCCTCACATACACCGAAAgagttgcagattcagtccccagtcagggcacatacctaggttgtgggttcaatccccagagggcgcatacaggaggcaactgatcaatgtttctctctcacatcgatgtttctctctctctctctctctcccctttttctttctctaaaatcaacaaacatatcttcgggtgaggattaaaaaacaaaatgaaccctCAGTTCTATACCATCTTCACGTTAAAtcttctcttttcaaaaaaaaataataaataccacaaaaattttttaaaacccacaaaATTCCTTAATCTGACCACTGCACCAACATGAAATAGTCAAAATCACATTGCCATGACAGTCCCCTTTGTTCCCTTACCTCTCCGTCTTGATTTCTTAGTCCTAGTGATCCTCAGGCCATGTTTCAGTTCCTCCTGACAGTCACTATGATGGTGGTCTACCTGGGGGATACAACGGGAAGACCTGCACATCTCAGATCTTATTAAAGACATCACTAGAGAACCCCAGAACAACAGGGGAGACAATTATGCCACCACAGGAAATTTTAGCCTCTGACACCTGCAGCTGCAGTAAACAACACAGACTAACTCCCAGCCAGGTGAATATAACACTTCACACTAATTGAGGTATTTACCTCAATTCAATTCCTTTTACCAGCACAtccaacttcaaaaaaaaaaaacaaaaccccaaaactatgAGGCatactaaaagacaaaaaatacacTTTGAAGTAACAGACTAAGCATCAGAcccagactcagatatggcagaGATATTGGAATTATCAGACCAGGAATTTAAAACTATGATCAATATGTTAAGAGATTTAATGAACAAAGTGGACAACATGTAAGAACAGGTGGGTAGTATAAGCAGAGAGGTATCAACTAAGAACAAGAAGGAAATGCTAGAAATGACACTAACAGAAGTGAAGGGCGCCTTTGACAGGCTGATCAAGAGAGGAGCATGGCTGAGGAAAGAATCAGTAAACCTGATTAAATGTCAATAGAAATTTCcgaaactgaaatgcaaagaaaaaaccaAATCAATAAGAACTGTGGGTCAATTACCAAAGGTGTAGAAAataccagaagaaagaaacagaagaaatatttgaagcaatAATACCAAGAATTTCCCAAAATTAATGATAGACACCAAACACAAATGGAGGAAGCTCAGAAAACACCAAGCaggataaaaaccaaaaaataaaaaataaaaatctgcacCTAGGCATATCATATGCAAACTTCAGAGAGCAGAAAACTGAGATAAAATCTTAAAGCCTGGGGGTTAGAAGCAGGGACACCTTACCTATAGAGGAGGAAGGATAAGAACTACATCAGACTTCTCTTCAGAAAGCATGCAAATAGAAGAAAGCAGGATAAAATATTTAGCATGTTGAAGGAAAAATGCCCAGCAGACTAATctgtatccagcaaaattattgtttaaaaatgaaggagaaataaagcctttCTCAAACACAAATCAAGGAAATGTGTCAACAGAAGACCTGACTTGCAAGATAGGTTGAATtttttcagaaagaaggaaaatagtaTAGGTCAGAAACTCAGATGTACATAAAGATGGACTTCGcggaaaaaataaagggaaaattaaaagGACAATAACTAGAATTTAATACATAGCCAATTTGGATACTTTTAGGACCTCCAACTAGATGTCCCATAGGCAGTTGAGTGTGTGGATCACCTCAGACCTTGGATGGAGAGGGGGAGGAATATGGGAGCCATAACTCCAGGGGAGGAGACAGCCCATGGAAAGGATAGTTTCACAAAAGCCCTGTAAAGTAGTCAGGGCAGGTGATTCATTCGACCGACAGAGAATATAtattgtgtgccaggctctgtactTGGTGATGGAAATAAGTAGACATCAGGAAGGCTGACAAAGAGACAAACGATCAAAGCAATCAATTACTTTAGAAGATGTCTAGAGTAAGTACACAACAGAAATTTGAAAAAGGaaactattttacattttattttcaaattacatgataccaaaaaatacagaaaagcacataAATTACCTACAGTGTCACCATCCAGAGAAAACCAGGTTAACAATAtgatgtatctttttaaattatttaatctttattgtattttttttcccttaccatttagtccccttatgtaTCCTTTCGAACTTTTAAAAGGTGGCGCCCTCTCCTGCTTTGTAAAAGGAACAGTTGAAATCTTACAAGACGCGGCGTGCCACCCGGGAAGGCTTTGTAGTGCCGGTTTGGGGACTGGGATTTAAGGAATCATATTTCAGTGGGTGATGATGATGGAGAGAACAAGCAGCATGATTCCGCTTTACAGACAAGAAAGTAAAGCCTTAGAGAGGGACGCGACTTCTACGCTGGCACCGCAAAGACACGCAGGAGCAGGGGAGGGCCCAGACCCGCTGTCAAAGCAGCCTAGCAACGGGCCAACGAACCAGACGGAGAgcgagggcgggggcggggccgggcccgGAACCGCCGGGGCGGGGCCTTTTGACGGGACATTACGTTTTCTCTCGCCGGCGGCCCATTGGTTATCTATTACTACCCCTTTTTCGGGTAGAGAAAACTGGTCGCAGGACGACGGGAAGCGCGGTAGCTCTTGGGTGGAGACAAGGGTGCTGTTTAAGGCAGAACGAGCGACCTGGTGCCACTGAAGCCGGCTAGACTCTCTGCTCGAGCTCCTGCCTAAGTTGGAGATATCCAAAATTCTGGTGGTCTATGAAAGGACGCTGAGTCGGATAGTGAGTATACGGCGCCCATCGAAACCACCGAGCCACTAAAAGCCACCGGAAGCCCCGCCCCTTGGAGAAGTCAGAAAGCCTCGCGGTGGAGGAGAGGACTCTGAGTACTGCCTCCAGGGCGGAGCATCTCCGCCATGTCTACGCCCCCGGGAGCGGGTCCGGCTGCTCTGCGCTTTGCAGCCGCTGCCAGCTGGATAGTCTTGCGCAGACGCTGCGTGGAACATTTTCCACGAGTATTGCAGTTTCTTCAGTCCCTGCGCGCTGCTGCCCCTGGCTTGGTTCGCTACCGTCACCACGAACGCCTGTGTATGGGCCTAAAGGCCAAGGTATTAGAGCCACTGGGACCAGGAAAAGGACTAGGGGAAGAGGCGGGATGCAGGGGCCTGACTCGGCAGACCGCTTTGGGGGTGACACCGGTTGCCAAAGGGGAACTTGTCCCGAAGTTAGGTCCCTGAGCTCGGTACCATTCACAGGTGGTGGTGGAGCTGATCCTCCAGGGCCGGCCTTGGGCCCAGGTTCTAAATGCCCTGCATCACCACTTCCCAGAGTCTGGACCTGTAGTGCGGGATCCTAAAGCGGTGAGTGATCCCTGGaataatcccccccccccccccccgttaatCCTTCGTGCAACAAAATTGCTCCTCCTAGTCACCTGATGCTCCTAACTTGTCTCTCTGCCTTCTGCACCTTCAACAGACAAAACAGGATCTCAGAAAGATCTCGGAGGCACAGGAGGCCTTTTGCCAGCAGGTGAAGCAGCTGGCAGAAGCCCCTGTGGATTTGGCTTGGAAGTTGCAGGTGAGACTGGCTGGTTTGGAAGCTATGATGTGGCTATTTTCTCTAGTCCTCTTCTGACCTGcttttttctgttgtgcaggAACTTGAACAAGAGTATGGGGAACCCTTTCTGACTGCTGTGGAAAAGCTATTTTTTGAATACTTGTGTCAGCTGGAAAAAGCACTGCCTGCACCACAGACTCAGCAGGTTTTCCTGGGGCAAAACACAGGGCAGAGTGCGGGCTGGTTGGATCAAAGACTGTAGTTTTCatgcctctctccctgcccacagCTTCAGGATGTGCTGAGTTGGATGCAGCCTGGAGTTCCTATCACTTCTTTTGCTTTGAGCCAGTATGGTGTGGACATGAGGTGGCCACTTCCAGGTACCAGGACCATCTGGGAGAATTAGGAATTTTGGGGTGGAGTGTTTAGCCTGAGACCTTTTGAGACAGCCAGCCCATTAGAAGGGTTACATGGTCAAGAGACATAAGAAACCACATTAAGTTGACGTGTTCTCTTTATAAagaacattgttttctttttagagtgCTCTGTTACTAATTCAGTGAACATGAGAGAGCCCAGGGAGCCAAGTCCTCCTCAGCAACCAAGACCAACACTCCGCCATCCTCTGCCAAAAGCCAAGCCTGGCCCAAAACTACCTCAGGGACCAGCCTCAAGGAAGCACCCAGAACCTTTGGTTGGCCACCACTTCAATCTGGCCCCTCTAGGCCAGCGAAGAATCCGTTCCCAGTGGGCAAACACTAGGGTAGGCAATAAGGAGCGCCCCACAGCCATGCTATTACCCTTTAGAAATCTGGGTTCACCAACTCAGGTCATATCTAAACCTGACAACAGAGGAGAACAAGGGACACACATGGCAGTTCCAGCATGTGACGTCAACACGAGAGCAATCCCCCCTGGAAAGTCTAGGAGTCCACCCCAGACCCTGGGGGGAAGGGCTGTGAAGGAGAACCCAGTTGACCTGTCTGCCATGGAGCAAAAGGAGTGAGTAAACAGTTGCTTCTCCCTACTAGCAGCCCATGCCTTACTTGCTTTCCCTTTACCCTATCTTCTTTGCTTGCTGCCACCCTAGGAATTGCTGGGATTGCCCCCTGGAGCCCCTGACACTGTCACTGTCATCTCCTAGGGCCAGGAAGCCAGGTAGGTATAATGAGTCAGGCTGGATCAGATAGCctcttgaggactttttttttttttaaagagagaaggaaagggagggaggggaggagagaaccatctgtgtgagaaacattgattaggtGCCTCTCATACAGTCCCCTTCTGGAGACTGAATCCacagcccaggcaagtgccctgactgggaattgaaccagcgatgtTTCACTCTgcgggaggacacccaaccaactgagctacaccggtcAGGGTTTGAGGACTCTTAAGGGCCTGTGTCACTTAGAAGAGTACTTTgactctggtttccttcctgcagTGTGTCCTCCATCTGTGTGCAGCCCTGTCATTACCATAGGGGACTTGGTTTTGGACTCTGATGAGGAAGaaaatggccagagggaaggaatgGTGAGTAGGGAGGAACAGAaagctggggaaggaaggggatggGGCAGAACAAGGCAGAAATCCCT is part of the Desmodus rotundus isolate HL8 chromosome 7, HLdesRot8A.1, whole genome shotgun sequence genome and encodes:
- the TINF2 gene encoding TERF1-interacting nuclear factor 2, with translation MSTPPGAGPAALRFAAAASWIVLRRRCVEHFPRVLQFLQSLRAAAPGLVRYRHHERLCMGLKAKVVVELILQGRPWAQVLNALHHHFPESGPVVRDPKATKQDLRKISEAQEAFCQQVKQLAEAPVDLAWKLQELEQEYGEPFLTAVEKLFFEYLCQLEKALPAPQTQQLQDVLSWMQPGVPITSFALSQYGVDMRWPLPECSVTNSVNMREPREPSPPQQPRPTLRHPLPKAKPGPKLPQGPASRKHPEPLVGHHFNLAPLGQRRIRSQWANTRVGNKERPTAMLLPFRNLGSPTQVISKPDNRGEQGTHMAVPACDVNTRAIPPGKSRSPPQTLGGRAVKENPVDLSAMEQKENCWDCPLEPLTLSLSSPRARKPVCPPSVCSPVITIGDLVLDSDEEENGQREGMESLENYEKTKFDTLIPTFYEYLPPSNPSAVSVPSHDHIDSSNRTGTPPASCRSSFSSPLQAVYWR